Proteins encoded within one genomic window of Couchioplanes caeruleus:
- a CDS encoding CoA-binding protein, whose protein sequence is MRSAQQILAEANVIAVVGASREPRKPSHSVPLQMLRHGWKIIPVNPFVDEVFGVKTVPTLADLPEPVDLVNIFRPAADAVEIVRQAAAVKAPAVWLQTGIVSAEARRIAAEAGMDYVEDLCLAVERAVGNLTKLR, encoded by the coding sequence ATGAGGAGTGCACAGCAGATCTTGGCGGAGGCGAATGTCATCGCCGTCGTCGGCGCCTCTCGCGAGCCCCGCAAGCCGTCGCACTCCGTGCCGCTTCAGATGCTCCGACACGGCTGGAAGATCATCCCGGTCAACCCGTTCGTCGACGAGGTGTTCGGCGTCAAGACCGTGCCGACCCTGGCCGACCTGCCCGAACCCGTCGATCTGGTCAACATCTTCCGTCCCGCGGCCGACGCCGTGGAGATCGTCCGCCAGGCCGCGGCCGTCAAGGCGCCTGCGGTGTGGCTCCAGACCGGCATCGTCTCCGCCGAGGCCCGCCGCATCGCCGCCGAGGCCGGCATGGACTACGTCGAGGACCTCTGCCTCGCCGTCGAGCGTGCCGTCGGCAACCTCACCAAGCTGCGGTGA
- the trxA gene encoding thioredoxin, producing the protein MATVTLTAENFDEVTGKDGIVLVDFWASWCGPCVRFAPTYERSSEKHPDITFGKVDTEAQQELAAKFDIRSIPTIMAVRDGVIVFSQPGALPESALESLIEQVEKLDMEDVRKQLATTATE; encoded by the coding sequence ATGGCGACCGTTACGTTGACCGCAGAGAACTTCGATGAGGTGACCGGCAAGGACGGCATCGTGCTGGTCGACTTCTGGGCTAGCTGGTGCGGGCCGTGCGTGCGTTTCGCGCCGACGTACGAGCGCTCCTCGGAGAAGCACCCCGACATCACCTTCGGCAAGGTCGACACCGAGGCACAGCAGGAGCTCGCCGCGAAGTTCGACATCCGCTCGATCCCGACGATCATGGCGGTGCGCGACGGCGTCATCGTCTTCTCGCAGCCGGGAGCCCTCCCCGAGTCCGCGCTCGAGTCCCTGATCGAGCAGGTCGAGAAGCTCGACATGGAAGACGTACGCAAGCAGCTCGCCACCACCGCCACCGAGTAG
- a CDS encoding intein-containing Rv2578c family radical SAM protein, whose product MRWSHLSAPTGDDSLQDAAPAASPLPLALPGATVRTFDTPGFSGMTFYEVRAKSIINRVPGASRVPFQWTVNPYRGCSHACSYCLSGDTPILMADGSTRPLSQLRVGDAVLGTMGAGPHRRYVATTVLDHWPTSRPAFRVTLADGTRLVASGDHRFLTDRGWRHVSPGEPHQPALAVGDRMSGVGHFADPPKESPDYKTGFLCGLVRGDAGAATGPREGDAWVRADAYLEDVPLHQALRWPETASGEWHRGFLAGAFGATGSADRLAVVFTSRDHGFLDRVTDALTHLGLPSGRPPHPQLGGVYSVEVARDLWAALRFRHLTGVSEAPLDASGVGVRSDAELTVADIEELGLTLPLYDITTGTGDFIADGVVSHNCFARNTHTYLDLDAGHDFDSKVVVKVNAGELVRRELAAPRWTGAPIAMGTNVDVYQRAEGRYGLMPQILAALRDFANPFSILTKGTLILRDLALLRQAATVTTVGLAFSVGFLDESLWRAVEPGTPSPRRRLDAVRRLADAGFSVSVLMAPILPGLTDTDGSIEETVQAIAAAGATSVTPLALHLRPGAREWYAAWLTREHPDLAPRYRELFRGGSYLPQPLQNEIAARVRLAARRHGLHRAAPAEARQVASDKDTTGNAATIRQEEPRQLTLM is encoded by the coding sequence ATGCGATGGTCTCACCTGTCGGCACCGACCGGCGACGACTCGCTCCAGGACGCAGCGCCAGCGGCCTCACCCCTGCCGCTGGCGCTGCCCGGAGCGACCGTGCGCACGTTCGACACCCCGGGCTTCTCGGGCATGACGTTCTACGAGGTCCGGGCAAAGTCGATCATCAATCGGGTGCCGGGCGCCTCCCGCGTGCCGTTCCAGTGGACAGTCAATCCCTATCGCGGCTGCTCACACGCCTGCTCCTACTGCCTGAGCGGCGACACCCCGATCCTGATGGCCGACGGGTCGACGCGGCCTCTGTCGCAGCTCCGGGTGGGCGACGCGGTGCTCGGCACGATGGGCGCCGGCCCGCACCGGCGGTACGTGGCGACGACCGTCCTCGACCACTGGCCGACGTCGCGACCCGCGTTCCGCGTCACGCTGGCGGACGGCACCCGCCTCGTGGCCAGCGGCGACCATCGGTTCCTCACCGACCGGGGGTGGCGGCACGTCAGCCCCGGTGAGCCGCACCAGCCCGCCCTGGCCGTCGGCGACCGCATGTCCGGCGTGGGTCACTTCGCCGACCCGCCCAAGGAGTCGCCCGACTACAAGACCGGCTTTCTCTGCGGCCTGGTCCGCGGCGACGCGGGCGCCGCCACCGGCCCGCGCGAGGGTGATGCGTGGGTCCGCGCCGACGCCTATCTCGAGGATGTCCCCCTGCACCAGGCGCTGCGCTGGCCGGAGACGGCCTCGGGCGAGTGGCACAGAGGCTTCCTGGCCGGCGCGTTCGGTGCCACCGGATCGGCGGACCGCCTGGCCGTCGTGTTCACCAGCCGCGACCACGGATTTCTCGACCGGGTGACCGACGCCCTCACGCACCTCGGCCTGCCCAGCGGGCGCCCGCCTCACCCCCAGCTCGGCGGCGTCTACTCGGTTGAGGTGGCCCGCGACCTGTGGGCCGCCCTGCGGTTTCGGCACCTCACCGGAGTGAGCGAGGCACCGCTGGACGCTTCCGGAGTCGGCGTGCGCAGCGATGCCGAGCTGACCGTCGCCGACATCGAGGAGCTCGGGCTGACGCTCCCGCTCTACGACATCACCACCGGCACCGGGGACTTCATCGCCGACGGGGTGGTGAGCCACAACTGCTTCGCCCGGAACACGCACACCTACCTCGACCTCGACGCCGGTCACGACTTCGACTCCAAGGTGGTCGTCAAGGTGAACGCCGGTGAGCTGGTGCGCCGTGAGCTCGCCGCGCCACGATGGACCGGTGCACCCATCGCCATGGGGACCAACGTGGACGTCTACCAGCGGGCCGAGGGCCGGTATGGCCTGATGCCACAGATCCTGGCGGCGCTGCGCGACTTCGCCAACCCGTTCTCCATCCTGACGAAGGGCACCTTGATCCTGCGCGACCTGGCGCTGCTCCGGCAGGCGGCCACGGTGACGACGGTAGGGCTGGCGTTCTCCGTCGGATTCCTCGACGAGAGCCTGTGGCGAGCGGTCGAGCCCGGCACGCCCAGCCCCCGGCGGCGCCTCGACGCGGTCCGCCGCCTGGCCGACGCCGGCTTCTCGGTCAGCGTCCTGATGGCACCGATCCTCCCCGGTCTCACCGACACCGACGGGTCCATCGAGGAAACGGTCCAGGCGATAGCGGCCGCCGGAGCGACCAGCGTGACCCCGCTCGCCCTCCACCTGCGCCCCGGGGCCCGCGAGTGGTATGCCGCCTGGCTGACCCGCGAACACCCCGACCTGGCACCCCGCTACCGAGAGCTGTTCCGCGGCGGCTCCTACCTGCCGCAGCCGCTCCAGAACGAGATCGCCGCCCGGGTACGCCTGGCGGCCCGCCGCCACGGCCTGCACCGCGCGGCCCCAGCCGAGGCACGCCAGGTCGCAAGCGACAAGGACACCACCGGCAACGCGGCGACGATCAGGCAGGAAGAGCCCCGCCAGCTCACGCTGATGTGA